In Tsukamurella tyrosinosolvens, the genomic window CTGCATCGGGTTCGCGAGGTAGGCGTACGGCCCCGTCCGCACCAGGCGCGGCGGCGGATCCCAGGGAAAGGGCGTGCCGCCGTTCTCGGCGAACTCGGCCACCGCCCGCTGCGCGACGATCGCCAGGAGCAGGCCGCCCTGGATCCACAGCGACAGCACCGGGCGCGACCAGGCGGCGAGCGCCTCGCCCCACGAGCGGCCGGCGAAGGCGAGCGCGACGGTCGGCAGGCACCACGTCAGGATCGCCGTGAACAGGAGCGTCTGCAGCCATGACCGCACCCGGATCGCACGTCGCCGCGCGGTCAGCTCGCCCAGGACGAGGCCCGGAACCAGGGCGACCGCGACGGCCGCCGCCTCGCCCCACAGCCATGCCGGCCCGAGCACGACGAGCGGCTCCAGTGCGGCCATCGCGATCAGGTCGGCGGCGACGAGCACCGTCACCGTCAGCGCGGGACGCACCAACGCGCCCAGCAGGACGGGGACCGCGCCCCACAGCACCGCCCAGCCGAGGACGACGTCGACCGGCACGCCCGCCCACACCGACCCCACGACCGGCGCGTCGGCCGTGCCGAACGACCACCAGCCGGCGCGCACCGCGACCGCGTTCACCGCAACGAGGGCCACCGCGTTCCACAGCGCCGCGAGCGCGGCGCCGGACCGGCGCGGCCGATCCGTGGTGACGGCCGCCGCCCCGGCGAGGAGCCACGGGACGAGGGCGACCGCGGGCCGCAGCACCTCGAGCGGGACGTCGGCGGGCACGTCAGGCGGGGAGGGCGAGCGAGCCGATGAGGTAGTCCGCCGCGCGCTGGGCGACCGCTCTCTCCAGCGGGGTCCAGTACGCCGCGGGGGAGAGGCGCCGGTCGAAGGTGAGCGACCAGACGACGCGGGTGCCGCCCGCGACCGGCTCCCAGCGCACCGTCGAACCGCGCCAGGCGAGCCACGTCGCGATCGGGGTGGCGTCCTTCACCGCGACGTAGTCCACCGACCGGTCGCCCGCCGCGGCCACGCGCAGCGTCAGGGTCGACGGTGCCGTGCCCCAGTGGTGCCCGTGCAGGGGCGCGGCGCGTTCCGGCGCGCCGCTGAAGAGGATGTGTCGCGCGTCGCCCGGGGCGAGACCCTCCGGGTGGTCGACGAGCGGACGCGGGAAGCCCAGGGCGAGCGCCCCCGTCGGCTCGCCGAAGCGCAGCGGCGCCGCGAGGGCGGCCCGCACCTGGTCGGGGGTGGCCGCCACGACCCGCTCGGCGGTGACGGTGTTCTCCGCGGGCAGCGTGAGGGCCGGGACCGCGCCCTCCGTCGACGCGACGGCGAGCAGTAGGGCGGCCGCGGCAACCACCCGCGCGCCGCGACCGCCCTTGCGGACGGTGTTGACCAGGGCGGCGACCAGAAGCGCCACCGCGTAAACCAGGGGAGCGGCGAACAGCACGCACACGACGCCCTCCCCGGCGAAGATCGTGGCGATGAGCAAGAACAGCGTGGTGCCCTTGAGCACGATGCCGTAGGCGCTCGTCGACGGCCGCGAGAGCACCAGGAGGGCGGCGAGCAGCGCGGGCAGCCCGACGTAGAACACCGAGGTCTGGTTCAGCCAGCCGTTCATCGACCGCATCACGAGGCTGCCGACCACGCACACCACGATGAGCGCCAGCATCGTCAGGACGGCGGGCCGCCGGCTCAGCGGCACCGCCTCCGGGGCAGGAGTGGCAGCCGGATCGGCGCCCGGGTCCCGATCGTCCGGCGGTGCCGGCTCGCGAGCGTCGTCCGGCCCCGGCGACGGGGGAGTGCTCACTCGCCCTCGTCGTACTTCCGTGCCGAGTTGCGGCGCCACTCGTCGATCTTGCGGCCGACGCCGGTCGCGACGTCGGTCACGCCCTGCCCCACGGTGTTCACGGCCGAGGCCCCGAAGTCCCGCAGCGTGGTGATCAGCGGATCGGCGGAGGCGTCGAAGCCGTCCTTGTACGTGCGCGCGGCGGTCTTGAACTCGTCCGCCGTGCTGGCCTTGTCGTCGTCGGCGCGCTGCGGATACTCGCCGCCGATGATGCGGCCGTAATCGCCGCGCTCCACCCAGCGGTTCAGGTCGGCGGCGCGCAACACGGAGAACGGGTGCGACTGCAGTTCGAGGTTGAGCAACTTGAGCACACCGTCGCGCAGGTCGCCCGTGCGCTCGTACTCGGCGGCCTGGGCGAGGAAGCGCTGCGTGTCCATCTCGCCGAGGCGGGTGCCGCCCGCGGTCTTCATGTGCACACGCATCGCGACGTCGGGGTCCTGCACGCACAGCAGGCCGGCGCGGTCGCCCGACAGCTCGGACTTGCGCTGCCACTCCATGAGGGCCGCGACGAGCGCGCGCAGCGCCCAGCCGCCGATGGGGATCAGGCCGAACGTGCCCGCGAGCCGCATGAGGTGCATGAGCATCGTGCGGTAGACGGCGTGGCCGGAGAGGGCATGACCGAGCTCGTGGCCGATCACGAACCGCTTCTCCTCATCGTCGAGCAGCTCGAGCAGGCCGGTGTTGATCACGATGAACGGCTTGTCCATGCCGATGGTCAGGGCGTTCACCGTGGGGCTCTGCACCACGTACAGCTCGGGGACGGTATCCGTGTCCAGCACGCGCGCGCAGTCCACGAGCATCTCGTGCAGGTCGCGGAACTGACGGTCGTCCGCGCGCACTCCCGACGCGAGGAACAGGAGCCGATGCTGGCGCTCGCGCAGCAGCGCGGAGATCGCCTTGAGGACGGTGTCGAAGCCCTTGAGACTGCGCAGGGCGACGAGCGCGGCCCGATCCGCGGGGTGCTCCCACGCGCGGGTGCTGATTCCGGGCAGTGAACGGTAGGTTCGAGAGACTGAATCGGTCATACGGCCACGTTACCGGCTCGCGGTTGGCGTTCGCTTGGCGATCACGAAGGACGCCGCCGCGCCCACCGCGCACAGCACCATCACCGAGCCGAGGACCACCGGATTTCCGCCGATGCCGGCGAACAGCGCCGCGACGCCGCCGAGCACCATGCGCGCCGCGCCCAGTGCCGCGGAGGCGGTCCCGGCGAGGTCGCCGTGATCGTCGAGGGCGAGGGCCGCCACCGTCGGCATCACGAGGCCGAGGCTCGAGACCGTGACGAACAGCGAGGCGATCACCAGCGGCGGCTGCGCGGCCGCGAGGGACGCCAGGGACGCGACCGAGCCGATCACCATGCCGGCCAGGCCGATGCGGACCAACGATGCCACAGGCACGCGGCCCACCAGCCGACCGCCGATCAGATTGGTGGCGAGCAGACCCACTGCGTTGACGGCGAAGACGATGCTGAACTGCGACTCCGAGTAGCCGTAGTGGCTCTGGAAGACGAACGCCGAGGTGGAGATGTAGGCGAACATCGCCGCGAAGGCCAGGCCGCCCGTCAGGGTCAGCGCGACGAACCGCCGGTCCCGGGCGAGCGAGAGGAAGCCGCTCGCCACCGATCCCCAACCCACCGGTCGACGGTCCGCCGGCGGGAGCGTCTCCGGCACCTTCGCGGCGGCGATCGCGAGCAGCGCCACGCCGAGCACGGCGAGCACGACGAAGAGGCCGCGCCAGTCCATGAACCGCAGCAGCTGCGCGCCCGCGAGCGGCGCGACGATCGGGGCCACGCCGCCGACGGCCATGAGCGCGGCGATCATCCGGGCGGCGGCGACGCCGTCGAACAGGTCCCGGACGATGGCGAGGCTCAGCACGATCCCGGCCGCGCCCGCAGCCCCCTGGAGGAGCCGCGCGACGTCGAGCAGGTACACCGACGGGGCGACGGCGCACAGCAGCGAGCTGACGATGAACAGCGCCATCCCGACGACCATCGGGCGGCGCCGGCCGATCGAATCCGACAGCGGCCCCACGAAGATCTGCCCGACGGCGAGTCCGATCAGGCAGGCGGTGAGCGTCGCCTGGATCGCCGGCTGCGAGGCGTCGAGGTCCGCGGCGGCGGCGGGGAGGGCGGGGAGGTAGAGGTCGGTCGTGATGGGACCGAACGCCGACAGCGAGCCCAGGATGAGGGCCAGCCGCAGGTTTCCTCGGGAGTCTGCGCGGGGTCGTGACACCCGTCAATCCAACAGCAGGTGCGCCGTCGGGGCGAAATCGGGTGCGAGGAGCAGCGTGCCGTCGGGCCCCCGCCGGCAGGCCGCGACGGCGACATGCGCCGGGCGCGGAAGATCCGCGGGAAGGATTGCGCCGCCGTCGATCTGGTACCGCGTGTTGGTCACCTTCCACGACCGGGCGGTCGGGTCCACGGGCGAGCGCGGCGCGCCGCCGACGCGGGAGGTCACGTACACCTCCGTCACCTCGGGCGGCCAGTCGAAGGTGACCCGTCCGTCGGTGAACGCCACGTTCGTGATGGCAGGGAAGTCCACGGGGAGCCCGGGGGCCGACGGTGCCGGCCGCGGCGCGACGGGCGTCGGGGTGGACGGAGCCGGTGGCGGCGTGGCGGCCGGGGCCGGGGCCGGGGCCGGGGTCGGAGCGGGGGCGGGCCGCGCGTCGGAACGGGCCTCGGCCGACGGGACGCCGCCGACCACGGCGACGACCGCGTAGACCGGCACCGCGCGGCGGGGTGCGCCGCCGTCCTCGAGTCGTGTGTCGCGCGTGCGCCCGACGACGCTCCAGCCACCGTCGGGCCGCTGCCGGCTGACCTTGTAGTCGGCCGCCGGGTGCGGCGAGGACCAGGTGATCACCACGGCACCGTCGGCCTGCTGGGCCGTGACGGCGGTGGGCGGCGCGGGCGCCGTCGCCGGCGCCGCGGTCGGCGGTGGGGCCGGCGTGGGCGGTGCCGAGGTCGGGCCGTGCGGCGCGGTGCCGGGGCCCGCCTGCGCGCGGCGAGCCTCGTCGATGGCCTCCTGCAGCGTCGGCTGGCCGGGCGGCGGCGGAGCGTCGAGCGCGCGGCGCTGCAGCTGGGCCAGCGCGCGGGAGGCATCGGCGTACCGTCCTGCGGCGCGGGCCGCTGCGACCTCCCGCCAGAGCGCTGCGGCCTCGTCGAGCACGCGCTGCGCCTCGTCGGCGACGGTGCGGAGCTGAGTGCCGGCCGTTCCGTCGTCCAGCGCGTGGGCCTCGGCGGCGAGGCGGGCCGCCTCGGCCGGGCGGCCGCGGCGCAGCGCCGCGCGGGCGCCCTTGAGCGGCGCCTCCCACGCCCGCGGACCGCCGGCCGGAGCCGGAGTGGCCGTCGGCGGGGTGGTCCGGGCGGGCGTCGATGCGGGTGGCGCGTGGCCGACCCCACCGCCGTACTCGGCGGCCAGCTCGGCGAGCACTCGCTCGGCGGTGGCTCGGTCGAGCCCCAGTTGCTCGCCCTCGCCGGCGAGGTACTCGTAGTCTGGCCCGATGAGCCGGTCCTCGATGAGGATCGCCGCGCGGACCTTGGGGCGCAGCGCCTCCGTCGCGTCCGCGACCACGGCGCGGGCGTACGCGTCGGCGAGCGGGCCGCCGACGGTGAGCACCTCGCGCACGTGCACGCCGAGCTCGTCGAGCACCGCGCGGCCGCGGCCGGGGCGCATCTCGCGGGCGCGACGGTGCAGGACGTCGGCCCGCCCCCGGATCTCCATCCCGTCGTGCGCGTCGGTGATCGTCAGGCCGAGCAGGGCGAACAGGGTCGGCACGCGCTCCCCGCACAGCTCGCCCCACTCGGTGAGCAGCGCGCGGATCTGCGCCCGGCGCTGTGCGGTGAGGCCGCCGGGAACGGCGTCCGGCGCGGGGGTGGCATCGGGGAGCACCCGGTGGCGCCGTAGCCGGACGGCGACCTCGGCGGCGGTGAGGCCGCCCAGCGCGCCGATCTCCTCGAGCCCGGCGACCTTCTCGGCGGGCACGCCGCCGTAGCGCTCGACGAGCCGCGTGATGGCGGTGTCGAGGATCTCGTACCGGGCGGCGCCCCGTTCGTCGCGCTCGGCGCGGACCCGGGCCGCCTCCGCCGCGCGGCTCGTGGCCGACCGCAGCGGCGCGCTGCGCTGCTCGTGCTCGTCGACGAGGCGGGCGACCAGCGTGCGGTACTTCGGGTGGTCGCGCTGCCGCTGCCAGAAGCCCCAGACCTCGTCGAGCCGGGCCGCCACCTCGGCGTCGGTGAGGCCGGTGGCGTCGAGGGGCAGGTCGTACAGCTCGAAGGCGTCGGCCAGGTCGGGGCCGCCACGCTTCGCGATCGCGGCGAGGACCCGTTTGCGGTAGTCGTTGGGGTCGAAGGGCGGCATCGGCGTCATGATCGGCGGTCCCGGTCAGTCGCGGCGCCGCGAGCGCTGCACCTGGCCGAGCTCGCGCTCGACATCGGCCTGCGAGAGCATCGCCCCGGTCTGCGCGGAGAGGGTGAGCGGCAGGTCCGCGTCGACGTGGTGCGCCGTCACGTGGAGGACCCCGTCGAAGCCCATCTCGAAGGTGATCCGGACCTCGCTCCCCGCGGGATAGCCGGGCGGGATGTCGCGGATCGTGCCCTCCACCAACAGCTTCGCGTCGCCGAGGCGCTGCGAGGCGACCTGGCCCTGCTGCTCGACGACGGTGACCTCGATCTGCTGCTGGTCCTCGCGCATCGTGCCGAAGGAGCGGCGCACGCGGACCGGCAGCGTCTGGTTGCGTTCGACGAGCCAGGTGACGCCGAGGTCGCCGTGGTCGTGCACCGCGAGCACGCCGAAGCCGCGGGAGATCACGGTGTCGACCTGGATCTCGAGCATCCGGCGCACCAGCGAGACGGGCTGCTGGAAGGACGCCGCGACCCGGGCGATCGAGTTCTCCAGTTCCGCCGCCTGCGCGTGCAGCGGGGGAGCGCCGTCGGGCAACAGGCCGCGGGTCACGAGGTCGGCCGCGACGAGCCGCTCCATCTCCAGCTTCTCGCCGTACAGCGCGGCGCCGCGGGCCACCGCGAGGTCCGGGTCGTGCAGCTCGCCCTCGAGTCCGAGTTGCTCACGCAGCGCCCGCGCCACGGCCGGCATCCGCGAGGACCCGCCGACGAGCAGCAGCCGGTCGACCCGGTGCACGCCCCGCTTCTCGGCCGTCTTCAGGCAGTCCCGGGCCAGGTCGACGGTGCGCCGCAGCAGCGGAGCCGTCATCTCCTCCAGCTCCGCGCGGGTCAGGGTGACGACGGCGCGGGCACCGTCGTGCGCGATCACCACGTCGGTGCGGTCGGCGACGGTCAGCTCGTGCTTGGCCTGCTCGGCCGCGAGGACCAGCGACTGCGAGCCCGCGGAATCGTCGAGCGGGTCCTCCGCGTCCGGATTCGCCTCGCAGAACCTCTGCGACAGGTGCAATGCGATCCGCTCGTCCCAGTCGGCGCCGCCGAGCTGGTGGTCGCCCTCCACCCCGAGTACTGAGATCCGCCGGTCGGCGAGCTCGATGACGGTGGCGTCGAAGGTGCCGCCGCCCAGGTCGTAGACCAGCACCGTCTCGCGCGGCGCGCCCTTGCCGAGGTCGAGGCCGCCGTCGAGCCGGCCGAAACCGTAGGACAGCGCAGCCGCGATGGGCTCGGAGAGCACGCCGGCCACGTCGAAGCCCGCGTACGCGCCGGCCTGCATGGTGGCGCGGCGTTCCTCGTCGCCGAAGTAGGCGGGCACGGTGATGACCGCGCGCCGCACCGGCTCGCCGCCGCTGAACTCGACGTCGCCCGCGAGGCTCTTGAGGATCAGCGCAGAGACCGCGGGGGCCGACCAGGTCTCGCCGTGCGCGCGGAAGCGCCACTGCGAGTCGCCCATCCGGCGCTTGACCAGACTGCAGACGTGCTCCGGATCGAGCCGGGCCTGCCGGCGCGCGCCCTCGCCCACGAGGTGGTCGTACGCCGACGCGAACAGCACCACCGAGGGCACCGTCGCCTCCCCGCCGAGCCCGCGGACGATCTCGGGGCGACCGTCCGCGCCGATGCGCGCGATCGCAGAATTGGTCGTGCCCAGGTCGATTCCGTAGACCCCCATGGCGGGGATATTAGCAGCGCAGAGGGCGCGCTAGGGTTGGCGAGCATGAGCCCAGAGGACGCCCCGGCGGAGCCCGGAACCGCCGACGATCGGCTCGCGGAGCGGGTCGAGGACCTGGCCCGGATCCTGGCGCGCCAGGCCGGCACCGTCGAACGGCTGGCGGACGCGGAGCGGGCCCGCGAGGCGCGGGACCGGGCCGGTGCGGACCTGCCGCTCGTGGTCGAGTTGTTCGCCCTCCTCGGCGAGGTGACCGCGTGTGCCGACACTGCGGAGTCCGAGCGGGAGCGCGCGGCCTTCGCCGCCGTCGCCGCGCGCGTCGAGCGCCTGCTGGTCGGGCGCGGCGGCACCGTCGTGACCCCCGGCGCGGGGGAGCCCTTCGACCCGGCCGTCATGGAGGCCTCCGACGTCACCGCGACGGCGAACGAGGACGAGGACCGCACCGTCGCGGAGGTCCTCGCGCCCGGGCTCAGCGTGCCGGCGCGCAATGTACGGCCCGCCCGGGTGGTGGTGCGAGCCTTTCGCTCAGCGTGAACGAAAGGGAACACCGGACGGGCGGCCGTCGTTGCAGCCCGTTATGTCCTCTGTGGAATCCCCGTCGCGCGTGCCCGCGCTGCTGAAGAACTTCGGCTTCCAGATCATCGTCGGCCTCGTCGCCGGTGTGGTGCTGGGGCTGATCGCCCGGAACATGGCGCCCGCCGCCGACGGCAACGTGAACTGGCTGGTCGGCACGCTCAAGACGATCGGGTCGAGCTACGTCAAGCTGCTGACGGTGGCGGTCGTCCCGCTGGTGTTCACCGCGGTCATCGCGTCGATCGCCAACCTGCGCAACGTGACCAACGCCGCCCGCCTCGCGGGCAAGACCCTGCTGTGGTTCGCGATCACCGCCTTCATCTCGGTGATCATCGGCATCGTCCTCGGCCTGGTGCTGCAGCCCGGGGCGCACACCACGGTCACGGGTGAGGGCAAGGCGCCGTCGAGCACCGGCTCCTGGTGGGCCTTCATCACGGGCCTGGTCCCGTCGAACTTCCTCGGCCTGCAGGCCAAGGCCTCCGACGGTTCCGTCTCGCTCAGCTTCAACGTGCTGCAAGTGCTCGTGGTCGCCGCCGCGATCGGCATCGCCGCGCTCAAGGTGGGGGAGAAGGCCGAGCCCTTCATCACCCTCAACGCGTCTCTGCTCGCGATCATCCAGAAGGTGCTGTGGTGGATCATCCGCCTCGCGCCGATCGGCACCGCCGCGCTCATCGGCACCGCCGTCGCGACCTACGGCTGGGACGCCATCGGTTCCCTGGGCGTGTTCACCGGCGCGATCTACCTGGGCCTGCTGATCGTCGGCCTCGTCGTGTACCCGCTGATCATCCGCGCGCACGGCCTCTCGGTGAAGCAGTTCTTCAGCGGCGTCTGGCCGGCCGCGCAGCTCGGCTTCGTCTCCCGCAGCTCGATCGGCACGCTGCCCGTCACCGAGCGGGTCACCGAGCGCAATCTCGGCGTGCCGCGCGAGTACGCCTCGTTCGCGGTGCCGCTCGGCGCCACCACCAAGATGGACGGCTGCGCGGCGATCTACCCGGCGATCGCGGCGATCTTCGTCGCGCAGTTCTTCCACGTCCCGCTCGGCATCACGGACTATCTGCTCATCGTGGTCGTCTCGGTGATCGGCTCGGCCGCCACCGCGGGCACCACCGGCGCGACGGTCATGCTGACCCTGACCCTCTCGACCCTCGGGTTGCCGCTGGCCGGCGTCGGCCTGCTGCTGGCCGTCGAGCCCATCGTCGACATGGGGCGCACCGCGCTCAACGTGACCGGCCAGGCGCTGGTTCCGACCATCGTCGCCAAGCAGGAGGGCATCCTCGACGAGGACGCCTACAACGCGCCGCGCAAGGACGTCTACGCCGACGAGTCCGCGGAGCCCGCGCCCGTCGCGGCCTGACCGCCCCACAGCGCACGCAGCGCCGCGTTGACCTCCGCGGGGTGCTGCGTGTGCGGGTAGTAGCCGGGCACTCGCAGGCGCCGGGCGCCGATCCGATCGGCCACCGCGTCCGCGCAGGCCAGCAGCGGCTCGCCGGCGTACCGGCGATACGCCTCGGGTGCCCCGGCCCACGTGCCCGTGATCACGAGCGCGGGCCACGGTGCGGCGGCCAGCGGCTCCAGCGGCGGGTCCGCCTCCCAGACCGGGCGCTCCCGCATCGAGGTCCGGACGGCGCGCAGCCGTTCCGGAGTCGGTTCCGGCATCGCCATCCCCACGCCCTCGGTGGACAGCCGCAGGAATTCGGCCGGATCCAAGTCGGGCGGGCCCGCGCCGGGCGCGGCGTCGACGCGGGCGAGCAGGTCGCGCACCGCCGGGTGGTTCGCCGCGGCCCGCAGAGCGGACGGTTGGATCAGAGCCAGGGACCGCACGGCCCCTGGGCGTCGCGCCGCGGCGAGCATCGCGGCGAGCCCGCCGTTGGAGTGCCCGACGAGGTGCGCGCCGTCCGGGCAGGCGTCGAGGAGGACGACGAGATCGTCGGCGTCCGTGTCGAAGTCGCTCCGGTCCGTGTCGGGCGACCGGCCGTAGCCGCGCCGGTCCACCAGGAGGAGGCGCCGCTCGTCGGCGAGCGGCCGCTGCGCGGCGAAACCATAGGCGGCATCATCGCCCCAGGTGAAGACGCCGTGCGCGAAGATCGCGGGCACCGCGGCCCGGCGCTCCGGGGCGGCGGGTCGCCAGGTGGTGACGTGGACGGGGCCGGGCATCGGTTGCTCTCCCGGGCCGGTCAGGCGGGGGCGAACGGCGCCGGCGGGCGGCCCTGCCAGATGCGGCGCGAACGCTCCTCGGGATACGGCGACGTCGTCGACGGGGCGTCGAGGAGTCGGGTGCTCCGACGCTCGGCGTCGTAGCAGGGCCAGCCCGGATCTCCGGTGGCGCAGAACCGCACCCAGGTGCGGAGCAACTCGTCCGACACGGCACGCGCACCGTCCGGCGCGTCCTCGCCGAAGAACATCACGCCCGTGGGGCAGTCCAGGGTGCCGAAGGCGAGCGGAACGTCGATGCTGTGGCAGGCGCCGTAGACCTCGGACTCCCAGCACATCTCGAACAGGTACGAGGTCCCGCCGGCCGCGGCGTTCGCCTCGGCGAGCAGCACGGACGGCATGCGGAAGGTGGCGTCGGAGTAGACGATCTCGACCGTCTCGTCGGCCGTCGCGTCCGGGTACGCGGCGCGGTACTCGGCGGGATCGCCGGGCGCGAACACCTCGAGCGCCGTGGCGGCGTCGTCCTCGGTGAAGGCGCCGCGCACGCCCATCATGATGCTGAACAGCCGGAACTCGTCGCGCATGTGCCCGGCGAGCAGGTCGATGCCCGCGGCATTGCCGTCGGCCAGCGCCTCCCACGGGGTCTGCGGCAGCAGATCCCCGTCGATGATCGGGCAGACGACGATCCCGAGGTGGGCGAGGCGCCCCCACCGCTCCGTGTGCGCGGGGGAATCGGCGCAGAGCGCGGTGACTTCCTCGGCGAGGCGCTGCGGCGGGACCTGCGCGAACGCCGCCGCGGTCGGCGCGATGCCGAGGCGCTCCGCGAGCGCGGCCGTGACCTCCGCCGCCAGGGCGGGGGTGATGTTCAGGCCGGGGACGGAGTGGGTGATGGCCCGCCGGAACAGCGGCCGTGCCGCCGGGATCGTGAGCAGCGCGGCGACCGATCCCGCGCCGCCCGACGTGCCGGAGATGGTGACCGCGTCCGGGTCGCCGCCGAACGCGGCGATGTTGCGCTGGATCCACTCGAGGGCGGCGATCTGGTCGAGCAGGCCCCGGTTCGACGGTGCGCCCTCCAGGAATGCGAAGCCCTCGGCGCCCATCCGGCACTGGACGGTCACGACCACGAGGCCTTCTGTCGCGAGCGCGGTGGGGTCGAACATGGGATCCGCCGCGGTGCCGGCCATGTAGCCGCCGCAGGAGATCCACACCAGGACCGGCAGTCCGGACCGTCCTGGGGCCGGGGTGCACACCGCGACGGTGAGCCAGTTCGCGTCGTCCGACACCTCGGCCTTCGGGCCGGGCCCGGATTGCGGAGGCGGGGGGCCGAATTCGATCGCGGGGCGGACACCGTCCCAGCGGGGGACCGGCGCCGGGGCGGCGAACCGCAGCGTCCCGACGGGCGGCTGTGCGTAGGGGATGCCGCGGAACGTCGCGGTGCCGCCGCGGTACTCGCCCTCGACGACGCCCTCCGCGGTCGTGACCCTGGGGCGCTCGTGCATGTCGGTCTCCTTCGGTCTCGGCGTGTCCTCGCCTTCGACGTTATCAGCCAGGCGTATTATTTCAAGTGTATGGGAACGATCGGAAGGAATCGCCGTGCCGAGACAGGTCGATCACCGGCAACGCCGGGAGGAGATCGCGCGCGCGCTGTGGCGCGTGGTGGACACCTCGGGCGCCCTCCGGCTGAGCCTGCGTGAGGTGGCGAAGGAGGCCGGGATGTCGCACGGCCAGGTGCAGCACTACTTCACCTCCCGGCGGGAGCTGCTGCTGTTCGCGACGGACTTCGCCGCCGAACGGACCGCGGAGCGCATCGCCGCCGGCCTGGCCGATCTCGGGCCGGAACCGGATCCGCGTGACCTCCTGCGGATCACCTTGACGGAGATGCTCCCACTGCACCCCGACGCCCGCGCGACGAGCCGGATGAGTGCGGCGTACGTCCTCGAGGCCCTGCACGACGACGAGCTGCGCGTCCGCGCGCGGGACGGCATGGTGCAGGCGCGGGCGCAGGTCGAGGAGCTCATCGCGCGCGCGATCGCGGACGGGCGCATCGCCGCCGACCGTGCACCGTCGACCGAGACCGATCGCCTGCTCGCCATCACCGGGCTGACGCCGCTGCTCGACCTCGGGGTGATCACTCCGGAGGACGCGATCGCGGCGATCGACCGACACCTGGACGACCTCTTCACACCGTGAAGGGCTCCTCGTGTTTTGCGATCGGATTACGTCTTCGTAACCGGTGATTGCCGATGCGCCCCGCCGTGATGGGGCGGCCTTTAAGGTTGCTCCCATGTCTGACCTGCTGGCGACCCTGAACGACAAGTACATCTGGAGCCCCGCCCTCATCTACCTCTGCCTCGGCGTTGGTGTGTACTTCTCGATCCGCTCCCGGTTCGTGCAGGTCCGCCAGATCCCCGCCATGGTGGGTCAACTCATACATGGCGAGAAATCCGCGTCGGGCGTGAGCTCCTTCCAGGCCCTCGCCATGTCGCTG contains:
- a CDS encoding methyltransferase — encoded protein: MPADVPLEVLRPAVALVPWLLAGAAAVTTDRPRRSGAALAALWNAVALVAVNAVAVRAGWWSFGTADAPVVGSVWAGVPVDVVLGWAVLWGAVPVLLGALVRPALTVTVLVAADLIAMAALEPLVVLGPAWLWGEAAAVAVALVPGLVLGELTARRRAIRVRSWLQTLLFTAILTWCLPTVALAFAGRSWGEALAAWSRPVLSLWIQGGLLLAIVAQRAVAEFAENGGTPFPWDPPPRLVRTGPYAYLANPMQACAAAILLIEAAALREWRLAAAALVAVAFAAALAARHEDGELAGRFGPDWRDYRRTVPTWRPRPRPVDGGGPAELWVSATCAVCAPVGAWFAARAPEQLTIRAAEEHPAGLRRVRYARPDGSGTASGLAAIGRALEHLGLGWAIVGWILRAPVLAPVLQVAADALGGGPRRLPG
- a CDS encoding M48 family metallopeptidase, which gives rise to MTDSVSRTYRSLPGISTRAWEHPADRAALVALRSLKGFDTVLKAISALLRERQHRLLFLASGVRADDRQFRDLHEMLVDCARVLDTDTVPELYVVQSPTVNALTIGMDKPFIVINTGLLELLDDEEKRFVIGHELGHALSGHAVYRTMLMHLMRLAGTFGLIPIGGWALRALVAALMEWQRKSELSGDRAGLLCVQDPDVAMRVHMKTAGGTRLGEMDTQRFLAQAAEYERTGDLRDGVLKLLNLELQSHPFSVLRAADLNRWVERGDYGRIIGGEYPQRADDDKASTADEFKTAARTYKDGFDASADPLITTLRDFGASAVNTVGQGVTDVATGVGRKIDEWRRNSARKYDEGE
- a CDS encoding multidrug effflux MFS transporter is translated as MSRPRADSRGNLRLALILGSLSAFGPITTDLYLPALPAAAADLDASQPAIQATLTACLIGLAVGQIFVGPLSDSIGRRRPMVVGMALFIVSSLLCAVAPSVYLLDVARLLQGAAGAAGIVLSLAIVRDLFDGVAAARMIAALMAVGGVAPIVAPLAGAQLLRFMDWRGLFVVLAVLGVALLAIAAAKVPETLPPADRRPVGWGSVASGFLSLARDRRFVALTLTGGLAFAAMFAYISTSAFVFQSHYGYSESQFSIVFAVNAVGLLATNLIGGRLVGRVPVASLVRIGLAGMVIGSVASLASLAAAQPPLVIASLFVTVSSLGLVMPTVAALALDDHGDLAGTASAALGAARMVLGGVAALFAGIGGNPVVLGSVMVLCAVGAAASFVIAKRTPTASR
- a CDS encoding Hsp70 family protein — encoded protein: MGVYGIDLGTTNSAIARIGADGRPEIVRGLGGEATVPSVVLFASAYDHLVGEGARRQARLDPEHVCSLVKRRMGDSQWRFRAHGETWSAPAVSALILKSLAGDVEFSGGEPVRRAVITVPAYFGDEERRATMQAGAYAGFDVAGVLSEPIAAALSYGFGRLDGGLDLGKGAPRETVLVYDLGGGTFDATVIELADRRISVLGVEGDHQLGGADWDERIALHLSQRFCEANPDAEDPLDDSAGSQSLVLAAEQAKHELTVADRTDVVIAHDGARAVVTLTRAELEEMTAPLLRRTVDLARDCLKTAEKRGVHRVDRLLLVGGSSRMPAVARALREQLGLEGELHDPDLAVARGAALYGEKLEMERLVAADLVTRGLLPDGAPPLHAQAAELENSIARVAASFQQPVSLVRRMLEIQVDTVISRGFGVLAVHDHGDLGVTWLVERNQTLPVRVRRSFGTMREDQQQIEVTVVEQQGQVASQRLGDAKLLVEGTIRDIPPGYPAGSEVRITFEMGFDGVLHVTAHHVDADLPLTLSAQTGAMLSQADVERELGQVQRSRRRD
- the grpE gene encoding nucleotide exchange factor GrpE, encoding MSPEDAPAEPGTADDRLAERVEDLARILARQAGTVERLADAERAREARDRAGADLPLVVELFALLGEVTACADTAESERERAAFAAVAARVERLLVGRGGTVVTPGAGEPFDPAVMEASDVTATANEDEDRTVAEVLAPGLSVPARNVRPARVVVRAFRSA
- a CDS encoding dicarboxylate/amino acid:cation symporter; the encoded protein is MSSVESPSRVPALLKNFGFQIIVGLVAGVVLGLIARNMAPAADGNVNWLVGTLKTIGSSYVKLLTVAVVPLVFTAVIASIANLRNVTNAARLAGKTLLWFAITAFISVIIGIVLGLVLQPGAHTTVTGEGKAPSSTGSWWAFITGLVPSNFLGLQAKASDGSVSLSFNVLQVLVVAAAIGIAALKVGEKAEPFITLNASLLAIIQKVLWWIIRLAPIGTAALIGTAVATYGWDAIGSLGVFTGAIYLGLLIVGLVVYPLIIRAHGLSVKQFFSGVWPAAQLGFVSRSSIGTLPVTERVTERNLGVPREYASFAVPLGATTKMDGCAAIYPAIAAIFVAQFFHVPLGITDYLLIVVVSVIGSAATAGTTGATVMLTLTLSTLGLPLAGVGLLLAVEPIVDMGRTALNVTGQALVPTIVAKQEGILDEDAYNAPRKDVYADESAEPAPVAA
- a CDS encoding alpha/beta fold hydrolase: MPGPVHVTTWRPAAPERRAAVPAIFAHGVFTWGDDAAYGFAAQRPLADERRLLLVDRRGYGRSPDTDRSDFDTDADDLVVLLDACPDGAHLVGHSNGGLAAMLAAARRPGAVRSLALIQPSALRAAANHPAVRDLLARVDAAPGAGPPDLDPAEFLRLSTEGVGMAMPEPTPERLRAVRTSMRERPVWEADPPLEPLAAAPWPALVITGTWAGAPEAYRRYAGEPLLACADAVADRIGARRLRVPGYYPHTQHPAEVNAALRALWGGQAATGAGSADSSA